A genomic stretch from Streptomyces sp. QL37 includes:
- a CDS encoding DUF2269 domain-containing protein yields MKPLKRPVRRSVLVAHVAVSVSWLGLTVGLLTLGLTAFLTHDASMAQAATRAMKVFGDWLVVPVALLSLLSGLLLGLGTPWGLARHRWVWTKFWLTLITAGLSIFSLRPGINEAAARGATDIDLVIAPSVATATYLFITAISVLKPWGPTRRGRRLRQEHARQPAGRG; encoded by the coding sequence GTGAAACCACTCAAGCGCCCTGTTCGCCGCAGCGTCCTCGTCGCCCACGTAGCGGTGTCCGTGAGCTGGCTGGGCCTGACTGTGGGGCTGCTGACTCTCGGCCTCACCGCGTTCCTCACTCACGACGCCTCGATGGCTCAGGCCGCCACCCGCGCCATGAAGGTCTTCGGCGACTGGCTCGTCGTGCCGGTCGCCCTGCTGTCACTCCTCAGTGGTCTACTGCTGGGGCTGGGCACCCCGTGGGGCCTGGCCAGGCACCGTTGGGTCTGGACGAAGTTCTGGCTGACTCTGATCACCGCAGGGCTGTCGATCTTCTCGCTCCGCCCGGGTATCAACGAGGCCGCGGCCCGGGGTGCCACAGACATCGATCTGGTGATCGCACCCTCGGTGGCCACGGCCACGTATCTCTTCATCACCGCGATATCGGTACTGAAGCCGTGGGGGCCGACTCGCCGGGGCCGACGGCTGCGGCAGGAGCATGCTCGGCAACCTGCCGGCCGGGGGTGA
- a CDS encoding NUDIX hydrolase, with amino-acid sequence MTERPVVKRTARAVLLDGDDLILIKRTKPGVDPYWLTPGGGVEPEDATVVDALHREVDEELGAKIVDVVPCFVDTVEHIAGGGVKGVKVQHFFVCRLASMDPSRRHGPEIDEPCGEYEIVRIPFSRIGIAAVHLVPLSLRHYLDGNIEGVRAMHAPDLG; translated from the coding sequence ATGACCGAACGTCCAGTGGTCAAGCGCACAGCACGCGCCGTCCTCCTCGACGGCGATGACCTCATCCTGATCAAGCGCACCAAGCCCGGCGTCGATCCGTACTGGCTCACACCGGGTGGCGGCGTCGAGCCGGAGGACGCCACCGTCGTCGACGCACTGCACCGCGAGGTCGACGAGGAGCTCGGCGCCAAGATCGTCGATGTCGTGCCCTGCTTCGTGGACACCGTCGAACACATCGCCGGTGGTGGCGTCAAAGGCGTGAAGGTGCAGCACTTCTTCGTCTGCCGACTGGCCTCGATGGACCCGTCACGCCGCCATGGACCGGAAATCGACGAACCGTGCGGTGAGTACGAGATCGTCCGGATCCCCTTCAGCCGCATCGGCATCGCGGCTGTGCACCTCGTGCCCCTGTCACTGCGGCACTATCTGGACGGCAATATCGAGGGTGTACGGGCGATGCACGCACCCGATCTGGGCTGA
- a CDS encoding LysR family transcriptional regulator, giving the protein MDLALLRTFVTVHRAGSFTRAAALLGLSQPAVTSQIRALERQLGRPLFLRRARGVTPTTVGDELAHRAAPHLDALVDIVEVELDSESGARTLHLAGPPEFTSVRALPALTPLISQGLALRSTFVANSEDTLEGLAAGHHDLAITTARPRGGLLSSTTLCDEEHVLVAAPRWAGRLGPGALRHKGSVLLEQLPVVEVHESLPLVSRYWATVFDSRPAASAAVIAPDLRAVLECAAAGAGLAVLPRYLCEDALERGEVVALLDPPIPPLRTYFLVARTGTLGLPHIARAHEWLVRAAVDW; this is encoded by the coding sequence ATGGACCTGGCCCTGCTGCGCACTTTCGTCACCGTGCACCGGGCCGGATCGTTCACCCGGGCCGCCGCCCTGCTCGGGCTGTCCCAGCCGGCCGTCACCTCACAGATACGCGCGCTGGAGCGGCAGCTCGGGCGGCCGCTCTTCCTGCGCAGGGCCCGTGGGGTGACCCCGACCACCGTCGGCGACGAGCTCGCCCACCGGGCCGCCCCTCATCTGGACGCCCTGGTCGACATCGTCGAGGTGGAGCTGGACTCGGAGTCGGGGGCCCGGACGCTGCACCTGGCAGGCCCCCCGGAGTTCACCTCCGTACGAGCCCTGCCCGCCCTCACCCCGCTGATCTCCCAGGGGCTCGCGCTGCGCAGCACCTTCGTCGCGAACTCCGAGGACACCCTGGAAGGGCTGGCGGCCGGGCATCATGATCTGGCCATCACCACGGCCCGTCCGCGCGGTGGACTGCTGTCGTCGACCACCCTCTGCGACGAGGAGCACGTCCTGGTCGCCGCGCCGCGCTGGGCAGGGCGCCTGGGGCCGGGCGCGTTGCGTCACAAGGGCTCCGTACTCCTGGAGCAGTTGCCTGTGGTAGAGGTGCACGAGAGTCTCCCCCTGGTCTCCCGCTACTGGGCGACAGTCTTCGACAGCCGCCCCGCCGCCTCCGCCGCCGTGATCGCGCCGGACCTCCGTGCGGTTCTGGAGTGCGCGGCAGCAGGCGCCGGCCTCGCCGTGCTGCCGCGCTATCTGTGCGAGGACGCGCTGGAGCGAGGGGAGGTCGTGGCATTGCTCGACCCTCCGATTCCACCACTGCGCACGTACTTCCTCGTCGCGAGGACCGGCACGCTCGGTCTTCCGCACATCGCGCGGGCGCACGAGTGGCTGGTGCGTGCTGCCGTGGACTGGTGA
- a CDS encoding cystathionine gamma-lyase, with translation MSTMGDGTRAVRAGLPEPEQYEPTLPGPVFAAHFHLSGEPVGPYTYGRETNPTWTHLERAIGELEAPGEQVETTVFASGMAAISSVLLSQARTGDVVVLPNDGYQALPLVREQLEAYGIEVRTAPTGGDAQLELLDGAKLLWIETPSNPGLDVCDVRRLVEAAHDAGVLVAVDNTLATPLGQRPLELGADFSVASDTKGMTGHGDILLGHVSCLDPELSAGVRRWRKVVGAIPGPMEAWLAHRSLATLQLRTDRQCATALTLAEALSKRADVAGLRYPGLPGDPSYPTAVRQMRRFGSVVSFVLADKGTAERFLAELRLVDDATSFGGVRSTAERRARWGGDAVPEGFVRLSVGAEDPEDLLADVERALDASVR, from the coding sequence ATGAGCACCATGGGCGACGGCACACGGGCCGTACGGGCGGGCCTGCCCGAACCGGAGCAGTACGAGCCCACACTTCCCGGTCCGGTATTCGCCGCGCACTTCCATCTGTCCGGCGAACCGGTCGGCCCTTACACCTACGGCCGGGAGACCAATCCGACCTGGACCCACCTGGAGCGCGCCATAGGCGAGCTGGAGGCGCCGGGGGAGCAGGTCGAGACCACGGTCTTCGCCTCCGGGATGGCCGCCATCTCGTCCGTGCTGCTGTCCCAGGCGCGCACGGGCGACGTCGTGGTCCTGCCGAACGACGGTTACCAGGCGCTCCCCCTGGTGCGGGAGCAGCTGGAGGCGTACGGCATCGAGGTGCGGACCGCGCCGACCGGCGGCGACGCCCAGCTGGAACTGCTCGACGGAGCGAAGCTGCTGTGGATCGAGACCCCCTCCAACCCCGGCCTCGACGTCTGTGACGTGCGCAGGCTGGTGGAGGCCGCCCACGACGCAGGCGTCCTGGTGGCGGTCGACAACACGTTGGCCACCCCTCTCGGCCAGCGTCCCCTCGAACTGGGGGCGGACTTCTCGGTGGCCAGTGACACCAAGGGCATGACCGGGCACGGGGACATCCTGCTCGGCCATGTGAGCTGCCTGGACCCGGAGCTCTCGGCAGGAGTACGGCGCTGGCGCAAGGTGGTCGGTGCCATTCCCGGCCCCATGGAGGCCTGGCTCGCACACCGCTCGCTGGCCACGCTGCAGCTGCGGACCGATCGCCAGTGCGCGACCGCCCTGACGCTGGCCGAGGCCCTGTCCAAGCGGGCGGACGTGGCGGGACTCCGGTACCCGGGGCTGCCCGGCGACCCCTCGTACCCCACCGCCGTCCGGCAGATGCGGCGCTTCGGCTCCGTCGTCTCGTTCGTGCTGGCGGACAAGGGCACCGCGGAACGCTTCCTGGCAGAGCTTCGCCTGGTCGACGACGCGACGAGCTTCGGCGGCGTACGCTCCACCGCCGAGCGCCGGGCCCGCTGGGGCGGGGACGCCGTGCCGGAGGGCTTCGTCCGGCTCTCGGTCGGTGCCGAGGACCCCGAGGATCTGCTGGCCGACGTGGAACGCGCGCTGGACGCCTCCGTGCGCTGA
- a CDS encoding phage holin family protein, which yields MKNFVVKTIANAGALAVAIWLLQDITLTGDNTGRKVLTLIVVALLFGLVNFIVKPVVKLLTLPLFILTLGLITLVVNALMLMLTSWLAGVIDVSFHVEGFWTAVLGGLIISVVSWALNVVLPDED from the coding sequence ATGAAGAATTTCGTAGTCAAGACGATCGCCAACGCGGGTGCGCTGGCCGTAGCGATCTGGTTGCTCCAGGACATCACGCTGACCGGGGACAACACCGGACGCAAGGTGCTCACGCTGATCGTGGTGGCCCTGCTGTTCGGTCTGGTGAACTTCATCGTCAAGCCGGTGGTGAAGCTGCTCACCCTGCCCCTGTTCATCCTGACGCTCGGGCTGATCACGCTGGTGGTCAACGCCCTCATGCTGATGCTGACCTCGTGGCTGGCGGGCGTCATCGACGTGAGCTTCCATGTCGAGGGCTTCTGGACCGCGGTACTGGGCGGGCTGATCATCTCGGTCGTGTCCTGGGCGCTCAACGTGGTGCTCCCCGACGAGGACTGA
- a CDS encoding cupin domain-containing protein gives MKAFRLDELEAERAANDGAYLQFIRERNMSVGLYALDAGALDPQQPHRQDEVYLVVSGRASITVGTETTQVARGSVVYVPAGAAHKFHHITEDLRVMVIFSPPEG, from the coding sequence ATGAAGGCATTCAGACTGGACGAGCTGGAGGCGGAACGCGCTGCCAACGACGGCGCGTATCTGCAGTTCATCCGGGAACGCAACATGTCCGTGGGCCTGTACGCCCTGGACGCCGGCGCGCTCGACCCCCAGCAGCCGCACAGGCAGGACGAGGTGTACCTCGTCGTCAGCGGCCGCGCCTCGATCACGGTCGGTACGGAGACCACGCAGGTGGCGCGGGGGAGCGTCGTGTACGTCCCGGCGGGCGCCGCTCACAAGTTCCACCACATCACCGAGGACCTCAGGGTGATGGTGATCTTCTCCCCGCCCGAGGGCTGA
- a CDS encoding DUF5326 family protein, whose protein sequence is MREIFAGMPWWVKWVAVPLIAIVVFGGLIASVVGFVIGLLFKALVFVVLVGGLIFVVRKFMSSSERSDW, encoded by the coding sequence GTGCGGGAGATTTTCGCGGGGATGCCCTGGTGGGTGAAGTGGGTCGCGGTGCCTCTCATCGCGATCGTCGTGTTCGGCGGCCTGATCGCCAGCGTGGTCGGGTTCGTCATCGGACTGCTGTTCAAGGCGCTGGTATTCGTCGTCCTCGTGGGCGGTCTGATCTTCGTCGTGCGGAAGTTCATGTCCTCGTCCGAGCGCAGCGACTGGTAG
- a CDS encoding helix-turn-helix domain-containing protein, whose translation MTTASSTAVPTLIGSVQRALRLMEAVGTHRDGAPAKQLAREAGLPLPTAYHLLRTLTHEGYLRRENGVFLFGAAAERLGGGPATPRPGVIVQSLAHWADVIGAPVYCALYKDGEIEMVAVADTPAAPAVHEWASFRETGHAHALGQCLLGQLDERAREDHLDRHPVRPLTRYSVRDRQTLLNRLRSMKRTEPVVERQEYAVGTVCAAIPITVGSAVAAMAVSLPLHQEERLLPAVEQLRCEVTTLLRSFVFSISI comes from the coding sequence GTGACCACGGCATCGAGTACCGCTGTCCCGACGTTGATCGGTTCGGTTCAGCGGGCGTTGAGACTTATGGAGGCTGTGGGCACCCATCGGGACGGAGCGCCGGCCAAGCAGCTCGCCAGGGAAGCCGGGCTCCCTCTTCCCACCGCCTACCACCTGCTGCGGACGCTGACCCATGAGGGGTATCTCCGCAGGGAGAACGGCGTCTTCCTGTTCGGGGCCGCGGCCGAGCGGCTGGGGGGAGGCCCCGCGACGCCGCGTCCCGGTGTGATCGTCCAATCGCTCGCCCACTGGGCGGACGTCATCGGTGCTCCTGTGTACTGCGCCCTGTACAAGGACGGCGAGATCGAGATGGTCGCCGTGGCCGATACGCCCGCCGCCCCCGCGGTGCACGAGTGGGCCTCGTTCCGCGAGACGGGCCACGCCCATGCCCTGGGGCAGTGTCTTCTCGGGCAGCTCGACGAGCGTGCGCGCGAGGATCATCTGGACCGGCACCCGGTCCGGCCGCTGACGCGTTACTCCGTAAGGGACCGTCAGACATTGCTGAACCGGCTGAGATCGATGAAACGTACGGAACCTGTCGTCGAACGGCAGGAGTACGCCGTGGGAACGGTCTGTGCGGCCATTCCGATCACTGTCGGTTCCGCCGTGGCGGCCATGGCTGTTTCTCTCCCACTGCACCAAGAGGAACGGTTGCTCCCCGCAGTCGAACAACTACGCTGCGAAGTGACCACCCTCTTGCGCTCGTTCGTGTTCTCTATCAGTATCTGA
- a CDS encoding SsgA family sporulation/cell division regulator, with translation MRESVQAEVMMSFLVSEELSFRIPVELRYEVSDPYAIRMTFHLPGDAPVTWAFGRELLLDGLNSPSGDGDVHIGPTEPEGLSDVHIRLQVGADRALFRAGTAPLVAFLDRTDKLVPLGQEHTLGDFDGNLEEALGRILAKEQNAG, from the coding sequence ATGCGCGAGTCGGTTCAAGCAGAGGTCATGATGAGCTTCCTCGTCTCCGAGGAGCTCTCCTTCCGTATTCCGGTGGAGCTCCGGTACGAGGTCAGTGATCCGTATGCGATCCGGATGACCTTCCACCTGCCAGGTGACGCCCCCGTCACCTGGGCATTCGGCCGTGAGCTGCTGCTCGACGGTCTCAACAGCCCCAGTGGTGACGGCGATGTGCACATCGGCCCGACCGAGCCCGAAGGGCTGTCGGATGTACACATCCGCCTTCAGGTCGGCGCGGACCGTGCGCTCTTCAGGGCCGGCACGGCACCTCTTGTGGCCTTTCTCGACCGGACGGACAAGCTGGTGCCGTTGGGGCAGGAGCACACGCTGGGTGACTTCGACGGCAATCTGGAAGAGGCGCTGGGCCGCATCCTCGCCAAGGAACAGAACGCCGGCTGA
- a CDS encoding YibE/F family protein, with the protein MTSPGSAPEPHGPAAGSTQSHAHGHTHSHGPAAPVSKHLRKVIAAVLIPFATAVLVGLVALWPGGAPAHERTGVGFDRQTQDGQVTEVVSVDCADVNASQVPPTGDTSTPSGREAVNEQSGECKKATVEVTTGKDEGRTFVEVIQPDAPRQLREGQGVVVAYAPDAPRDLQYSVTDVDRSFPMALLAGIFALVVVAVGRLRGLMALVALAVSFAVLTLFILPAILQGSNPLVVAVIGASAIMLIALYTCHGLTARTSVAVIGTLISLLLIGLLGSLFIGWASLSGNTDDNTGLIHGLYPDIDMSGLLLAGVIIGSLGVLDDVTVTQTSAVWELHQADPTMGVRRLYRAGIRIGRDHIASVVNTLVLAYAGAALPLLLLFSIAQSSVGTVANSELVAEEIVRTLIGSIGLVASVPVTTVLAALVVSADRTGLGAEAGAPAPARTGRGRRRKA; encoded by the coding sequence GTGACGTCCCCCGGAAGCGCCCCCGAACCCCACGGCCCCGCAGCAGGCAGCACACAGAGTCATGCGCACGGCCACACCCACAGCCACGGGCCTGCCGCGCCTGTGTCCAAGCATCTGCGCAAGGTCATCGCGGCCGTACTGATCCCCTTCGCCACCGCGGTCCTGGTCGGCCTCGTGGCCCTCTGGCCCGGCGGGGCACCCGCCCATGAGCGCACAGGGGTCGGCTTCGACCGGCAGACGCAGGACGGTCAGGTCACCGAGGTCGTGTCGGTCGACTGCGCCGACGTCAACGCCTCGCAGGTGCCGCCGACCGGAGACACCTCCACCCCGTCGGGACGCGAAGCCGTCAACGAGCAGTCGGGGGAGTGCAAGAAGGCCACGGTCGAGGTGACCACCGGCAAGGACGAGGGCCGTACGTTCGTCGAGGTCATCCAGCCCGACGCCCCCCGGCAACTGCGCGAGGGCCAGGGGGTGGTCGTCGCGTACGCACCCGACGCGCCCCGGGACCTGCAGTACTCGGTGACCGACGTCGACCGATCGTTCCCGATGGCGCTGCTCGCCGGGATCTTCGCCCTCGTGGTGGTCGCGGTGGGCAGGCTGCGCGGCCTGATGGCCCTGGTCGCCCTCGCCGTCTCCTTCGCCGTGCTGACCCTGTTCATCCTTCCCGCGATCCTGCAGGGCTCGAACCCCCTGGTCGTCGCGGTGATCGGGGCCAGCGCCATCATGCTGATCGCCCTCTACACCTGCCACGGGCTGACGGCCCGGACCTCCGTGGCCGTCATCGGCACGCTCATCTCACTGCTGCTGATCGGACTGCTCGGCTCGCTCTTCATCGGCTGGGCGAGCCTGTCCGGGAACACGGATGACAACACGGGCCTGATCCATGGGCTGTACCCGGACATCGACATGAGCGGCCTGCTGCTCGCCGGTGTGATCATCGGATCGCTCGGTGTGCTCGACGACGTGACCGTGACCCAGACGTCGGCGGTCTGGGAGCTGCACCAGGCGGACCCGACGATGGGCGTGCGCCGGCTCTACCGGGCGGGTATCCGCATCGGGCGCGACCACATCGCCTCGGTCGTCAACACGCTCGTACTCGCCTACGCGGGCGCGGCGCTCCCCCTGCTGCTGCTGTTCTCGATCGCACAGAGCAGCGTGGGCACGGTGGCCAACAGCGAGCTGGTCGCCGAGGAGATCGTCCGCACGCTGATCGGATCGATCGGCCTGGTCGCCTCGGTGCCGGTGACGACGGTGCTCGCGGCCCTGGTGGTCTCCGCGGACCGCACGGGGCTCGGCGCGGAAGCCGGAGCTCCTGCACCCGCACGGACCGGGAGGGGACGACGCCGCAAGGCGTGA
- the thiC gene encoding phosphomethylpyrimidine synthase ThiC, translating into MTTADARTPAFEQNALKAEGDEARKSIGWHKGYVQGSRPDLRVPVRQVHLTNGKDVTLYDTSGPYTDPTTDTDVRRGLAPLRENWIIARGDTEEYAGRPARPEDDGLKHTSPRGGLRNLDAVFPGRPRQPRRSRDGRPVTQLAYARRGEITPEMEYVAIRENVEPEVVREEIAAGRAVLPANVNHPEIEPMIVGKRFLVKVNANIGNSAVTSSIEEEVDKMTWATKWGADTVMDLSTGRNIHTTREWVLRNSPVPIGTVPLYQALEKVDGRAEELTWEIYKDTVIEQAEQGVDYMTVHAGVRLPYVPLTARRKTGIVSRGGSIMAAWCLAHHKESFLYEHFEELCEILAAYDVTYSLGDGLRPGSIADANDEAQFAELRTLGELNTVAKRFGVQTMIEGPGHVPMHKIKENIDLQQEICEEAPFYTLGPLTTDVAPAYDHITSGIGAAMIAWWGTAMLCYVTPKEHLGLPNRDDVKTGVITYKIAAHAADLAKGHPGAQEWDDALSDARFEFRWEDQFNLALDPDTAREFHDETLPAEPAKTAHFCSMCGPKFCSMKISHDIRREHGDEQAAIEAGMAEKSREFAASGNRVYLPLAD; encoded by the coding sequence ATGACCACAGCGGACGCACGCACGCCTGCCTTCGAGCAGAACGCCCTGAAGGCGGAGGGCGACGAGGCCAGGAAGTCCATCGGCTGGCACAAGGGATACGTCCAGGGCTCACGCCCCGATCTCCGGGTGCCGGTCCGTCAGGTGCACCTCACCAACGGCAAGGACGTGACGCTGTACGACACGTCCGGGCCGTACACCGACCCCACCACCGACACCGACGTACGCCGAGGGCTCGCCCCCCTCCGGGAGAACTGGATCATCGCTCGGGGGGACACGGAGGAGTACGCGGGACGGCCCGCGCGTCCTGAGGACGACGGGCTGAAGCACACCTCGCCGAGGGGCGGTCTGCGCAACCTGGACGCGGTCTTCCCGGGCCGCCCGCGCCAGCCCCGCCGCAGCCGCGACGGCCGGCCCGTCACGCAGCTCGCGTACGCCCGCCGGGGCGAGATCACACCGGAGATGGAGTACGTCGCGATCCGGGAGAACGTCGAACCCGAGGTCGTGCGCGAGGAGATCGCGGCGGGCCGGGCGGTCCTGCCGGCCAACGTCAACCACCCGGAGATCGAGCCGATGATCGTCGGCAAGCGCTTCCTGGTGAAGGTCAACGCCAACATCGGCAACTCCGCAGTCACCTCCTCGATCGAGGAGGAGGTGGACAAGATGACGTGGGCGACCAAGTGGGGCGCCGACACGGTCATGGACCTCTCCACCGGCCGCAACATCCACACCACCCGCGAGTGGGTCCTGCGCAACTCCCCCGTGCCGATCGGCACCGTCCCGCTCTACCAGGCGCTCGAGAAGGTCGACGGCCGGGCCGAGGAACTGACGTGGGAGATCTACAAGGACACCGTCATCGAGCAGGCGGAGCAGGGTGTCGACTACATGACCGTCCACGCCGGCGTACGCCTGCCGTACGTTCCCCTGACGGCACGTCGCAAGACCGGCATCGTCTCGCGCGGCGGGTCCATCATGGCCGCCTGGTGCCTGGCACACCACAAGGAGTCGTTCCTGTACGAGCACTTCGAGGAGCTCTGCGAGATCCTCGCGGCGTACGACGTGACGTACTCGCTCGGTGACGGGCTGCGTCCCGGATCCATCGCCGACGCCAACGACGAGGCGCAGTTCGCCGAACTCCGGACGCTCGGTGAGCTCAACACCGTGGCCAAGCGGTTCGGCGTACAGACCATGATCGAGGGCCCGGGGCACGTCCCCATGCACAAGATCAAGGAGAACATCGACCTCCAGCAGGAGATCTGCGAGGAGGCGCCCTTCTACACGCTGGGTCCCCTCACCACGGACGTCGCACCGGCCTACGACCACATCACCTCGGGCATCGGTGCGGCGATGATCGCCTGGTGGGGGACGGCGATGCTCTGTTACGTCACGCCCAAGGAGCACCTGGGGCTGCCCAACCGTGACGACGTGAAGACCGGTGTCATCACGTACAAGATCGCCGCTCATGCGGCGGACCTGGCCAAGGGGCACCCGGGGGCGCAGGAGTGGGACGACGCACTGTCGGACGCCCGCTTCGAGTTCCGCTGGGAGGACCAGTTCAACCTGGCGCTCGACCCCGACACCGCACGGGAGTTCCACGACGAGACGCTGCCGGCGGAGCCGGCGAAGACGGCCCACTTCTGCTCGATGTGCGGGCCCAAGTTCTGCTCGATGAAGATCTCCCACGACATCCGGCGGGAGCACGGCGACGAGCAGGCCGCGATCGAGGCGGGGATGGCGGAGAAGTCCAGGGAGTTCGCGGCGAGCGGCAACCGCGTGTACCTGCCCCTGGCGGACTGA
- a CDS encoding class I SAM-dependent methyltransferase: MDTDIWNTQVAQSYDESSANMYTPEVLGPTVDFLARRAGDGPALEFAVGTGRVALPLSARGIRVAGIEKSGPMARELGRKRGGSDIAVTAGDMATARAPGTFSLVYVVYNAITCLLSQREQVACFRNAAEHLEPGGRFVAEVFIPELQRLPPGETARPFHVGDRHVGFDTYDLVEQRVVSHHYSIADGRVSTFLSPHRYVWPAELDLMAELAGLEPSERWADWTEAPFTASSRSHVSVWRKPPTA, encoded by the coding sequence ATGGATACGGACATCTGGAACACCCAGGTGGCGCAGAGCTACGACGAGTCCTCCGCCAACATGTACACGCCCGAAGTCCTGGGCCCCACAGTCGACTTCCTCGCCCGCCGCGCGGGTGACGGCCCCGCGCTGGAGTTCGCCGTGGGGACCGGACGGGTCGCACTTCCGCTGAGCGCGCGGGGCATCCGTGTGGCGGGGATCGAGAAATCCGGGCCCATGGCCCGGGAGCTCGGCAGGAAGCGCGGTGGCAGCGACATCGCCGTGACCGCCGGAGACATGGCCACCGCCCGGGCTCCCGGCACTTTCAGCCTGGTCTACGTCGTCTACAACGCCATCACCTGTCTGCTCTCCCAGCGCGAGCAGGTCGCGTGCTTCCGCAACGCCGCCGAGCATCTGGAACCGGGCGGCCGCTTCGTGGCCGAGGTGTTCATCCCCGAACTGCAACGCCTGCCACCGGGCGAGACCGCCCGCCCGTTCCACGTCGGCGACCGGCACGTCGGCTTCGACACGTACGACCTGGTGGAACAGCGGGTCGTCTCGCACCACTACTCGATCGCCGACGGCCGGGTCTCCACATTCCTCTCGCCCCACCGGTACGTCTGGCCCGCCGAGCTCGACCTGATGGCCGAGCTCGCGGGCCTGGAACCGTCCGAGCGGTGGGCCGACTGGACCGAGGCGCCGTTCACGGCGTCCAGCAGGTCGCACGTCTCCGTGTGGAGGAAACCGCCCACAGCGTGA
- a CDS encoding DUF805 domain-containing protein: MNWYLAVLKNYAGFGGRARRKEYWMFVLFNFIAAVVLSVLGLAIDSQIPYIIYLLAVIIPTIAVVVRRLHDTGRSGWWILISFVPLVGGIILLVFMCTEGAREVNEYGPNPKLAPQGI; encoded by the coding sequence GTGAACTGGTACCTGGCTGTACTCAAGAACTACGCGGGCTTCGGCGGGCGTGCGCGCCGCAAGGAGTACTGGATGTTCGTACTCTTCAACTTCATCGCCGCGGTGGTCCTGAGCGTGCTCGGCCTGGCCATCGACTCGCAGATTCCGTACATCATCTACCTGCTGGCCGTGATCATCCCGACGATAGCCGTCGTCGTGCGCCGTCTGCACGACACCGGCCGCTCCGGCTGGTGGATCCTGATCTCGTTCGTCCCGCTGGTGGGCGGCATCATCCTGCTCGTCTTCATGTGCACCGAGGGTGCGCGCGAGGTGAACGAGTACGGCCCGAACCCGAAGCTCGCCCCGCAGGGGATCTGA